In a single window of the Acetivibrio clariflavus DSM 19732 genome:
- a CDS encoding DUF1788 domain-containing protein: protein MKTINQRLDEIILRITKENFRKNTGLGNEIGYYIFDYEPRYEMLVREHVQFLKQKINEGDYGYNIKEFDLYEIMLEILESKGYLEKNFKMEQVKGSEFVFNATRKALRITEKDDLIIHYIKERVEKDDIVFITGVGKVWPIIRSHTVLNNLHQVLDEVPVIMFFPGIYDGLELVLFEEIKDDNYYRAFRLVDRY from the coding sequence GTGAAAACTATTAACCAGAGACTGGATGAAATTATCCTAAGGATTACAAAAGAAAACTTTAGAAAAAATACAGGTCTTGGTAATGAGATAGGATACTATATATTTGATTATGAACCAAGGTATGAAATGCTTGTGAGGGAGCATGTACAATTTTTGAAGCAGAAAATTAACGAAGGGGATTATGGTTATAATATAAAGGAATTTGACTTGTACGAAATAATGCTGGAGATCCTTGAAAGCAAAGGCTATCTTGAAAAAAACTTTAAAATGGAACAGGTAAAGGGCAGTGAATTTGTATTTAATGCCACGAGAAAGGCATTGAGAATTACCGAAAAAGATGATCTTATTATCCATTATATAAAGGAAAGAGTAGAAAAAGATGATATAGTGTTTATAACCGGTGTGGGAAAGGTATGGCCGATTATCCGCTCCCATACGGTGTTGAACAATCTTCACCAGGTTTTGGACGAAGTACCTGTAATAATGTTTTTCCCGGGAATATATGATGGGCTTGAACTGGTGCTTTTTGAAGAGATTAAGGACGATAATTATTACAGAGCGTTTAGATTAGTGGATAGATATTAA
- a CDS encoding HNH endonuclease produces the protein MIEVNNYVYKKEVDWSLLHQGLTIPLDIQVVFQNAINEFLPKGSSKDIYLVLEGKTYKAKLINQKFNEEKYTNRKSILQIRYNTQSEIAERFRDIFIVSYRYILEQRNNISENKRKHIKIPDEQREYLAIYTTEYLDTYLLECITQEDMRIIKEAMVREDEREYEASINYSIIDPFATITTMNQLVKIRKLNRAIGENLKLLYNFCCQICGKNISKKYGVDIVETHHIDPFVESLNNNAENQIIVCPNHHRTIHKARPIFDRRKLIYIYSNGIEERIILDKHLSKTKN, from the coding sequence ATGATTGAGGTCAATAACTATGTATATAAAAAAGAAGTAGATTGGTCTCTGTTACATCAGGGGTTAACGATTCCACTGGATATACAGGTGGTTTTTCAAAATGCTATAAATGAGTTTTTGCCAAAAGGAAGTTCAAAAGATATTTATTTGGTATTAGAAGGAAAAACTTATAAAGCAAAACTTATAAACCAGAAATTTAATGAAGAAAAGTATACCAACAGAAAAAGTATATTACAAATCAGGTATAACACTCAAAGTGAAATAGCGGAAAGATTTAGAGATATTTTTATCGTAAGTTACAGGTATATATTAGAACAGAGAAACAACATATCTGAAAATAAACGAAAGCATATAAAAATTCCTGATGAACAAAGGGAATACCTTGCTATTTATACAACAGAGTATCTGGATACATATCTGCTTGAATGCATTACACAGGAAGATATGAGAATAATAAAAGAAGCAATGGTTCGTGAAGATGAACGGGAATATGAAGCCAGTATTAATTATAGCATTATTGATCCATTTGCCACAATCACTACTATGAATCAATTGGTGAAAATTCGGAAACTTAACAGAGCAATAGGAGAAAACCTGAAACTTCTTTATAATTTCTGCTGTCAAATATGTGGAAAAAATATTAGCAAAAAATACGGAGTAGATATTGTAGAAACTCACCATATAGATCCTTTTGTTGAATCTCTTAACAATAATGCAGAAAATCAGATTATTGTTTGTCCAAATCATCATAGAACTATCCATAAAGCAAGACCTATTTTTGACAGAAGAAAACTAATTTATATTTATAGTAATGGAATAGAAGAAAGAATAATATTAGATAAGCATTTGAGTAAAACGAAGAATTGA
- a CDS encoding DUF1819 family protein, producing MSFKWEYISTLKSKSFLYKETKKVAGLINQGFNEFEIKNKAKKDNIFQVNTEARRSEIASTVLKRLKVLDDFFIEKIVNGDIETGKQIVVYSIMKTDRLFFEFMHEVFREKMLFKDFILYDKDFNIFFNRKKEQSEKVASWSDSTFCKLKQVYIRILFESGLLKGQRRKREVVRPIIEEEVVQHLKEIGDSKYLNALIGEV from the coding sequence ATGTCATTTAAGTGGGAATATATATCTACATTAAAATCAAAATCATTCTTGTACAAAGAGACGAAAAAAGTCGCGGGGCTTATAAATCAAGGATTTAACGAATTTGAAATAAAAAATAAGGCAAAAAAGGATAATATTTTTCAGGTAAATACAGAAGCCAGAAGAAGCGAAATTGCGTCAACCGTGCTTAAAAGGTTAAAGGTTCTTGATGATTTCTTTATTGAAAAGATTGTAAACGGAGATATAGAAACCGGCAAGCAGATAGTTGTCTATTCCATCATGAAAACCGACAGATTGTTTTTTGAATTTATGCATGAAGTCTTTAGGGAAAAGATGTTGTTTAAGGATTTTATTTTGTATGACAAGGATTTTAATATATTTTTCAACAGAAAAAAAGAGCAAAGTGAAAAAGTGGCTTCATGGAGTGATTCTACTTTTTGTAAATTAAAGCAGGTATATATCCGTATCCTGTTTGAGTCTGGTCTTCTTAAAGGTCAAAGAAGGAAACGAGAAGTTGTCAGACCAATAATTGAGGAAGAAGTTGTTCAGCATCTGAAAGAGATTGGTGATTCAAAATACCTTAATGCATTGATAGGAGAGGTGTAA